The DNA segment ATTTTTTGGAACAATCCATCAGCACCGGAACAACTGAAAGTGAGTTTTTGAACTGCTTCAACTGGCTGGAGATTTGGAAGAATGGATTCTGTTGTTGGTCCTAATCCTTTTGGATACTGTTCAGTGAAATAAATTGGAAGTTGAAGAATTTTAAAACCACCGATCAGTTTATTAACATTTGCGACTAAAGTTTCGTGTTTCATCATGACATTCAGAATACGTTCTTGAATATCGATAACCAACAAACCGGTTTTATCTTTTTGAAGAATTTTGGGGTGTCGTTTCATAGAACTGGTCAAATATAAATTTTGTTCATACCGTACTTTCCGCAGGCGTACATCATAAGAATAGAAGAAAATGCGGAGAGAGCTTCGAACTTATCTTCTTCGGCAATTACGAGATCGTAGATCTTTGCAACAAATTCAAATCTCTTTAACAGATCTCTAAGCTCGCTCTTCGTTGGAAATCCATGCCAGTAAGAGGCCTGCTCGATCATCATTTTTGAACGCCGCCGAAGAAATTCGCTCATTGAAATGTAATTTATTGATAACGGAGTTCTGGGTGTACAAATTGTTATCAAGTCGTTGAAGTAATGATCCCAATTTTTCGCCAGCTCTTGATTTTTCTCCTTACGAAGCTCCTGAGCGGTGCGGAGAGTGAATCTGGGTTTTGACAACCTTTTGAATTTCGGAATCAAAGGATAGAGATCGTATAAAGATTTCTCTGTTTCGTCATCGTCGTACACCCATCTGCGCCTCAATTGCGCCCATGAATAAATCTGAATCACCGGCGACTCCTCTGAATCAACGACAATGTACTTTTGCAGACTGTAGTTTATGACAGTCACCCAATGATTCCACTCATCGACGCAAAGAATACATGGAATTTTTTTTCGGAGGTATTTATTTAATGTCTTGCGTGCCTTTTCGGCTTGAGTCCGGCGAATCGATTTAAGCGAACATCCGTAATAACGTGCTGCCCGAGTCAACGAGATCTCATTCGTTCCATTCCACCAATGAGCACCTGCACGGCGTGAAATTTCAATTTCATTTTCGAATCGTCCGTGCATTACAAGTGCATATTTGAGTGCAAATGGACCGCACGTCCATTCATCCGTAATATCGTGCCGCCCTTGAAAGTGAAATTTCATTTGTTCCATTCCACCAGTGTGCACCAGCTCGGCGAGAAATTTCGATTTCATTCTCGAACCGACCGTGCATTACCAAAGCATATTTGAGAGCAAATGGACCGCACGTCCATTCATTCGGCTGGGGATAAAAGCTCATAAGTGCTGGCAAGTTTAGGGAAATGAAATAGGACTATCAAGTTTAAATAATATTTTTCAAAAAAATTGATTGCTTATTGGAATTTATCTGTAAGAAAATTGTCGAAATCAAACTCTATCCTCTCTTCACAGAAAAAGGGTTCGCCGTAGGATTTTCCTATTTGAAAGCCGTAGAATTCCGCACGAGCTTTTAAGTAGCTCATAAATTCAGGTCGGCTGATGAAAGTCTCCGGTTCGTCGCTTTGGGGATTATAAAACTGCGACGAGTACGAATTGATTGCCTCCATCTTTTCTTCGAAATAATTTGAGATATCGTAAATGAATGTCGGCTCAAAAGTGTAGCTCTGCATGTAATAAAAGAGCTTTTTTGGACGGTAAGGATGCAGATTTTTTTTCCCGGTTTGGTAATTTTTCAATCCTGAAAAGAAGGAAGCTT comes from the Ignavibacteria bacterium genome and includes:
- a CDS encoding isochorismatase family protein, with protein sequence MKRHPKILQKDKTGLLVIDIQERILNVMMKHETLVANVNKLIGGFKILQLPIYFTEQYPKGLGPTTESILPNLQPVEAVQKLTFSCSGADGLFQKIRNDKLEQIVVCGIESHVCVMQTVLDLLASGFQVNVPIDSISSRKEADYQAALMRFQSEGAIITSTEAVLFELLEECRSDEFKQISKLVK
- the bshB1 gene encoding bacillithiol biosynthesis deacetylase BshB1 — translated: AFGAHPDDVELSMGGTIISLVERGLTVGVVDLSQGELGTRGSKEKRMKEASSSAKVLGIDKRICLKLKDGDINSSELSIKKVVDTIRTYQPKIIFAPYFKDRHPDHESAALLVKKASFFSGLKNYQTGKKNLHPYRPKKLFYYMQSYTFEPTFIYDISNYFEEKMEAINSYSSQFYNPQSDEPETFISRPEFMSYLKARAEFYGFQIGKSYGEPFFCEERIEFDFDNFLTDKFQ